ctggttgggtcCATCCCCCTTTCCCCTGAACACTGAGCTTTGGCTTTCCTTTATCCCCAAACCAAAGGATGATGTGGGTTAGATCTCCTGAATGCAAGGAAGAACATTGTATCGGGGTCCTCTAAAGACAGAGCTTGCTGTGTTTTACTTTTGACAGGACAAATCTAAATCCACCCTCCAGTTGTACGAAGCACGTGGCCCTGGTGGTTCCTCTCTTCTAATTGAAATACTGACGGACAACGCAAAGAGGTCTTCCCAGGCAATTCGACATCTTATGAATGTACACGGGTTAGTGTGGGGTGAAAAGGGCTAGCCTTGACATAGGTCAAAACCTGGAGTGATGGTGGCAGCTGATAAGGATAGATCTGCTGTTTTTAAAACTGGAGGTGAAGTGTGTGTTGAGTTTGAGACTgtaaaaatgcagcagccaggaggGGAGAGATCTCATTTTTTCCTTTCCTACATTGCAGTTCAGATCTGAAGTATAGCCTACTTCCTAGCTGTTACAATAATATCCAGAGAGTCGCTTATGGGTCTTCTGTGGTCCTGTTTAGTTTGACCCTTATTACCATAAGTTAGTTTCTCTggcttccttttttggggggtggggggtagattTCCTAGCTGTTTATTTGACTAAGAGTATTGATTTTCCTAGCTTTCTGTTGGATGAGGTTGGGTTCTAGAGGGCTGAGCAAGGAACCGGGGTAAGAAACTATAGATATTTTAAGAAAGGTAGTCAGATTCCATAGCATAGTGCAGAGGGAGAGAGGATCTTGCTTGGCAATTTTCATTGCTTGTAGCTTTTAAAAGTGCACCGTATAAACCAGCACTCCATCTCACCCAACCTAACCCATCATTTCCCCATAAGCCTCATGAAAACATACAGGAAACAGAAGAACAGAGAGGAAAGGTGGTTCAGAACAAAAAGAGAAGAAAGTACAAAGGGTTGGAGGTCTGTCAGAACagtagggtttaaaaaaaatccaaaacctACAAACGTTTGCTCAATAAAAGGATATATTTTAGGAGACTTCAGTTATGATGACCCTTTTCCCTAGCAGATTTTTATTCATCCCTCCTTTTAATCCTTGCTCAACAGGAAGACAGTGGCAAGACTACAGAGAGAAACTTTTTGGGTCTCCGGTGGATGAGAGGAAGACCCAGGGATTTTGCATTCTTTGGAAAGGTGGCTTTCACAGGGTGTATTTGGTAGACTTGTAGGAGAACATAGGaaatctgcccctccccccccacccaccgtGAGAACTGTGTGGACTGTAAGCTATACAGGATACGGATGTGAGGAGATGGGACTTTTGCCTTCTTAGGGATATGAGCCCTCTTGGCAAATAATATTTCTGCTGTGATCATAATTTTGCCTGCAGCTAGAACTTATTTGAGCTAGTGAATTAGCATGGGGATCACATTCTCCCCTACCATGAAGATCATGGGCTGACTTCAGGCCAGTCTCTCACAAACAAATAGCTTTGCTTACCTTACTTCACTTACCTCCTTGGAGCATTGGTTGAGAAAATCCAATGAGTTGGTTGAATGATTCTCTGAGGCTGGTTCTTAGATCCTGTTGTCCAGTCCTGATAATTTGCATATGAGGGATTTCCCATCTGGGTTTCCTGCAGGGGACAAATTGCTGATGGAGTGCGGCATAACTTTGAGAAGAAGGGCATTATTGTGGTGGGCACCAAGGaccaggctggcaaccctgtcagcTTAGAGCGGGCACTTGAGTTGGCTATTGAAGCTGGTGCAGAAGATGTCCaagaagaggaagatgaggaAGAGAAAATTATGCTGAAGGTGAGCTGCCAGACATGGTTAGGTGGGGGTTGGAGATAAAGCAACACTCTCCATCAGTGCTGAGTCTAGCCCATTCTCTGAATTTAAAAGCTCCTTTTTTTGGAAGACCTATGAGGCCTCCTTTCTaagctccctccctccgtcccaccCGCCAGATAATAAATACATATGTCAGATGTGCATATTTATTTCTTCAGTTactttatagtccacctttcttgctgagactcaaggcagattacaaaactTTAAACCAATGCAATTAAAAACACATACACCAAGAATAAACAATGCAGGATGGCTGGATTataaaaatgggaaaacaaatgcagtaaaaacaaaatgagacGTGCAATAAATGGTGCAGCCAATTAGTCCTGTGCCCTTTGTAAAGCATGCTCCCCTGAAAATTTTGTTATAGGCATTTTGCAGAACTGTGTTCCCCCTCTATTGCTCTTAGCCTGCTGgatcttttttcccctctctcacAGAACACAACAGTCAGACCTATGTCCCTCTCTTGCCCCGGATGTCTCGGGACTCCTTGTTCTCGAAGTCTTCCCATGGCCCTATTTTCAGGGTATAGAGGTTCCTTCCTCCCAGCCCTTTGCTACTCTTCAGGAACCTGAACTAAGTATTCATGAATGCTGTCAGTGCTTCTCTGTTTTTGAGGGTTGTGAAGGATTTGTGAGtgaatatctccccccccccccactttctgcccCAGTTCATTTGCTCTGTGCCTACCTTGAGGGAAGTCCGTGAAAAGCTGGACGTGCTGGGTCTCTGCTCGTGTTCAGCCAGCCTGGAGTTCATCCCAACTATTACCGCCCAGCTGTCGGATGAGGAGATGGATCGGGCATCACAGCTGATACAGGCACTCGGAGATTGTGAAGATGTCATACGAGTCTATGACAACATTGCCTAAAATTGCAGCCTTTCTCAACAGTACCTCTCTGTGAGCTGCCAAAACCCTAAAAATTGAGTTTTCACAGACATCAGATGTGGGGTGCCTCTTTGCCTGTGAAAATGGACAACTGGGAAGGGGGAGGATTGTGGGCTGCCCTCACTGGTACCATTCCTCACCTAGAGGCAGGCCCACCAAAGGCAATAGTTGCATCAAGGAAATGTGAATGGTGGGAGAATGTTAGGGACAGGCCAGCAACAGCTTGGGCTCAAGGTTCTGCTCTCTGCACAGCGTCTGCCAGGTGGTGCTGCCGGAAAGGCCTACAATCATCTCTGGCTGGGGCTTGCTGTGTTCCCTGCTGGAGCACAGCAACTGCAGCCGCATTGATAGCTTTTCAGTCTTGTTGTTAGCCTAGTGCTG
The sequence above is a segment of the Heteronotia binoei isolate CCM8104 ecotype False Entrance Well chromosome 15, APGP_CSIRO_Hbin_v1, whole genome shotgun sequence genome. Coding sequences within it:
- the LOC132584243 gene encoding translational activator of cytochrome c oxidase 1, encoding MSAGAMLMQVNVLFRRHLWMFLDHPSRTIHASCAVFAGHNKWSKVRHVKGPKDMARSRLFQKLSMLIRLAVREGGPNPELNTNLANIIEQCRSKSMPKASIEGAIAGGDKSKSTLQLYEARGPGGSSLLIEILTDNAKRSSQAIRHLMNVHGGQIADGVRHNFEKKGIIVVGTKDQAGNPVSLERALELAIEAGAEDVQEEEDEEEKIMLKFICSVPTLREVREKLDVLGLCSCSASLEFIPTITAQLSDEEMDRASQLIQALGDCEDVIRVYDNIA